Genomic DNA from Paucilactobacillus hokkaidonensis JCM 18461:
GGTTTGATGCTAAATACTTGTTTTAAAGTTAGAGAGTGTGAACAACCGCGCATAGATGGCGGAGTGTAACGGTAAAATAACGTTTATGATGGTCGAATTTTGACCATCATGAACGTTATTTTGTTGTTACACGTAGCCATCTGCGGTTGAGAACACATTTTAACAATTAAAAATAAGAAGCGTTAGTCGAACTTTGACCATCATGAACGTTATTTTGTTGTTACACGTAGTCATCTACGACTTGTACTTGCCGGTTTCAGCATAGTACAATCGACATCGTAGTGAAGTGAGTGCGGCTGTGAGCACGTTTTATAAATACCGGGGAAATATATAAAAAAGTAACAAAAACGTAGTTTTTGCTTAGATTCTTTCATTACCAAAATTGGTGTCGATTCTATCCTTCGTGTATAATCAAAAAGTAGCAACAAAACGTTGTAACTTGAAAGGAACAATTCATGAGGCAGTCTGCATTTAATAAAGTGAGCATTTTCTTTAAAATGTTCTTCAGACATTATGGTATGGCAGAAGTATCGTCATCGGCGATTGTACTGGCGTACTATTCCTTATTATCAATTTTTCCAGCTGTCATCATGATAGGTAATATTTTGCCACTGGTGGGTCTAAGTGCAGATACGGTCCTGAATTATCTGTCCACGGCGATTCCAAGCACTGTTTATAACTTTATCAAGCCACTGATTTCAGACTTTCTCCGTAATGGAAGTGGAGGCTTGTTGTCAATTGGTGCGGTTGTGACATTATGGTCAACTAGCCAAGCTGTGGCTGCTTTTCAGCGCAGTGTAAATCGTGCATACGGAGTCGCACAGGATCAAAACGCCATTGTTAACCGGATAGTGTCATTTGTCTGGATGGTGGTGGTGGTTGCCATTATGGCCGTTATTATTGTCTTCTTTAGTATTGGTCAACTAATATTGGAACAGTTGCAGCCGATTATTCACATTGATATGAGTTTAATTAGATTTATTGCCTCGATTAAGTGGCCGGTCACCTTTTTAGTGTTGTTTATTGCACTTTCCTTGTTGTACTATTTTGTGCCTAATGCTCGGATCAAATTTAGATATGTATTGGCAGGGTCGTTACTGTCTACTTTTCTATGGATGATGTTATCACAAGTATTTTCGATTTATACGCATTTGTTTGCGCGAACTGTGACTTCTTATAAGACAGTTGGGGTGTTCATTGTGTTGATGATCTGGTTAGATTTATCGGGGATGATTGTCATGATTGGAGCGACGTTAAACGCAACTGTACAGGAGTTGTTAGAAGGTAAAATTGATGAGAAGGCACGACCGTTGGAACACGTAATTAGCAGAATTAAACGGCATAATAAATAAAACCCCACTTCGATTAGGAAGCGGGGCGTGTTAGTTAAACAGCAGGAACTGGTTCTTCAGTAGCTGTGTAAACTGGTGTAGTAGTTGTTTCAACGTACTTAGCAGAAACAGGTTGAGCGTAAATTTTTTCGCCGTTAGCAACAAACAAGTCGAGTGCAGCCAACTGGTCCATGGTGTTTTTAACGGTCTTGGCGTCTAAATTATCGTTGGCGTATCCTAATTTTAAGGTGTGCGCTTTACCAAGTGAGCCTTTAAAAGTTAAATTAAGTGATTTCATATTTTATTCATCCTTTCAAGTGTGTGATTACTTAGGGTCTAGTTGATGTGAAACAGTAACAATGGCATTATCAAATTTGTCAGCAGAAATTGTTTCCAGTAAGGAACCAAGTGTTTGAATTTGTTCATCCTTAGCGTCCTCAGGCAAGTGACTGAATGTGCGGGCAATCCCCTTTTCGTGATCTTCTCCCACCATCATCAATTGCACTTTAGCGTTGGTAAATGTCCGAATCATATTAAAAACTCCTTTTAGTTTATTTTGGTAAGTTGCGGCCGCGCCTTACATCCTTAATAACGAAATAGGGATGGAAAAGTAAACCAGAATTAAATAACTATTTTAAAATTAGTTTCACTGACTTATAATCATGATTGATGTATCAGTACTTTAAGGAGTAAATGATGACCAAAAAAATTACCAAAATTGGAATGCAAAAACGACCTGGACGATATAATATCTTTTTGGATGAGAAATATGCTTTTTCAGTTAGTGAAAGTGTACTAATCAATTTTCGGTTGGCTAAGGACATGGAGATTGATGGTCAGCTAGAAAAATTAATTCTAGCAGATGATGATGTTGCCAAAGCTTACTCAAAGGCTTTGAACTACTTAGCACATCAGTTAAGGGCTGAGAGTGAAGTGATTACCAAACTAAAGGAGCTTGAACTAGATGACAATGTAATTGATGAAGTAATGCAAAAATTACGGGAACAAAATCTGATTGATGACCAAAACTACGCCGATAGTTATGTTCGAACAATTATGCTGACGTCTGACAAGGGGCCAAGTGTAATTAGACAGAATTTACGCCAAAAAAAGATCGGTGAAAATTTGATTGATCAGGCTTTACAACAGTATCCAGAAGATGCATTGCTAGAGAATGGCACTAAGCTGGCAGAAAAGCAGCTGAAACATTACCATCATTTTCCAGTGAAAGTGCGGCTGCAAAAGGTCCGGCAATCAATGATGATTAAAGGATTTAAGGGTGATTTAATCACTCAAATTTTGAATAACATTACCATTAAAGAGGATCCCGATGAAGAGTGGGAAAATATGAAAGCACAAGCACAGAAATTATGGCAACGTAATCGTAAATATGCTTTTAGAGAACGCATACTGCGGACAAAGAGGAGTTTATTTGGTAAAGGGTATTCAACGGAATTTATTAATCGATGGATTGAAGAGCAAAAAATATAATTTTTATTGTGTCATTTATTAATAGTTTATAAAAAATTGATAATAAAAATGAAAGTGATATAATTTTAAACTAGTTAATTGTGTTAAATAATTTCTTTGGAGGAGAGATATATTTGAAAGCAAATATTGGTAAAAGGAAAGATATTACACTAAAGGCGTGGTCATTTGCGGGTTTTGTATTAGCGGCGGTTAGTATTGGTTTAACGACTCCGCTGAGTGTACATGCAGCGACTACAGATACAACTGAAAATAGCAGTATTGAAGTGGATGCTGCTAGTGGAGCAAGTTCAAGTGCGTCAGCTAATTCGGTGAATTCGAGCAGTGCAGTTGCACAGCCCGCAGTAAGTAATTCTGCCAGTGCTAGTGAAGTTTCAGGGGTAGCTGCTAATTCTTCTTCAGTTGCCGGCAGTACGAGTTCAGTAGCAAGTAGTCAGAGTGATACGACTACTGTGGATAATAGTGCGGTAGCAACCACAAATTCTGCTGCAAGTGATGCTAAGCAAGTAAAAACTGACTCAGCAACTATCATTCCAACAACCGGCTATAGCGCCGATTCTAGTGGTGACGCAGTATATTACTCAAATGGTGAGTTAGCTAACGGTTATATTAATGACGGTAATAATTGGTATCTATTTAAGGATGGTGTCAAGCAATCCGATGTTCAAGCGTGGGCTGGCACATATTATTATTTTGACCATACCACCTACTTAAGGTCTGACAATGTTTATGCGAAGTCTAACTGGGGTGATTACTATTTATTTGGTAATGACGGTAGAATTGCAACGGATGTCCAAGCATGGGCCGGTACTTATTATTATTTTGATCATTCAACATATTTACGGGTTGATAATAATTATGCTAAGTCTAATTGGGGTGATTATTATCTATTCGGAAATGATGGTAAAATTGCAACGGATGTCCAAGCATGGGCTGGCACATATTATTATTTTGATCACCATACGTATTTACGGGTTGATAATAAATATGTTAGATCAAACTGGGGTGACTGGTACATGTTTGGTGCCAATGGGAGAATAGTTTCCGGTTTTGCTAATTGGCTTAATCGGACATACTATTTTAATGCATCTACCTATTTGAAGGTTATTAATAGCTATGTAAAAAATGGTAATAATACTTATTGGCTTGATGATACCGGTGTTATGAGAACTCAAACTTGGCAAATTGAAAAGGCCATTGAAGTTGGTATGGCCTTGGTTGGTAAATCACCTTACGATTGGGGCGGCGGGAGAACATCGGCTTCAATCGCAAATAAATCCTTTGATTGTTCATCATTTATTCACTATATCTTTGCAGCTGTGGGTATCAATCTTGGTAATTACACGTCAGCTACTACTTATACCGAGATAAAATTAGGCACTGCAGTATCTTGGAGTGATATGAAACGTGGAGATATTTTCTTCATGGATAATTGTGGTCACGTCGGTATATATCTAGGAAATGGGTTATTCTTACATGATTCACCAAATTCATCTACTGGTGGAGTTGGAATTAATAGCTTATCGGATATGAATAAAGAGATGGGTAAGACCTGGGCACAGATTGCGGATGGTTCTGTTAGAAGAATTATTTAATGATTTGCGAATTCTAAAATAAACTGTATAAATATTATTGATTGTATATTGTACGGATTCAAAAAAATGTCTGCACGTACCGTGTAGACTTTTTTTATATTTATTATTAGCTGATATTATGATAGTATATAACAGTGATGTTAATTAACATTGCACAATAAGGGCATCCTTCTCTTTGCTGCGGATGCCTTTTGTTGTATAAAATTTGTGTTAGGTAGTCCTTAATTGGTTTGAAGTTTTAATTTTTTGGAGTGGGGGATTAGTATGAATAATGATATTAAGGTTCGTTTTAAAATGTACAAAAAAGGCTGTCAGTGGTTAACATGTATTTTAACCTTGGCAGGTGTAACTATGTTCTCAGTTGCAACGGGTAATGCGGATACGATGGATCAAGCCAATGATAGTAATAATATAGGCGTACAAAAAAATATTAATAGTAGCAGTGTAAATTTAGAAAACGCAGGATCAGATAGTGCAAATTATGTAAGCAGTGCACCTACACAAACGAAAGCTGCTACTGTAAATAATACTAGTACTGCTTTAGCGGATTCAACTGATAAGGCGAGCAGCCCAGCCGTGGCTAATGATCAAAATAAAAGCCAAGATGATTTTACACAAGATAATTATGTTGCAATGGGTGATTCGATCACACAAGGTTGGGATGGACAGGAGACGGTTGCTACACCCTATCCTGAAAAGGTAAGCCAGATTCTGTCTTTTAATTCGGTTAATGGCTCGAGCTACGCAATTGGTGGTGCGCATATAGACGGAAATGCATCAAGTGATTTTACACAACGGGTGAATGATTTAATTACAGATCCTGAACTTAATTCATATGATATTGTCAGTATTGACTATGGTATTAATGATTTAAATTATGGAAACAATAGTTTAATTGATATTCAAAATGCAATGATTGACGGAATTAATAAAATTATTAGTGCAAACGGGAATATAAAAATTTACGGAATTTTACCGATTGCGTCATATAAACTGGGAGGTCAGGATAATATTGGAGCGGGTGGGTTTTCGGAAAATGACTTATTAAATGCTGAAGCTGAAGTTTATCAAAGCTTTAGAATCCCGTACCTGGACTGGCGAAGTGATCCGATTGTTACTAACGATAACTATAAGCAGATGCTTGGAACGGATGTGAGGGATTATACGCATCCAACGCAATCAACCTATAACATAATTGCTCAACGTGTTGCCGATTTTTTTAAAAATAATTTACCTAGTACTTTGACTGAACATAAATCAACATTGGTTCCATCAGCTAAATTTACTGGTTTGGTACATGAAAGTTCTACAGACAGTTGGTACTATTATAATGACACTGGGAGTAAGGTGATTGGGTTTGAACTGATTAACAGTTCTGGATATACTGAATTTAACGCCAAAAATGGATCTGCAAATTTTGTTTCAGCAAATATGAATGGTGAGATGTATTTTAATACTATTACTGGTCAAGGCATTAAAAACCAGTTGATTAATATAAATAATGGTTTGTATTATTTTGATAACAATGGATATGCGGTATCTGGTCTGCAAACAATCGATGGTAATCAATATTATTTTAATAATCAGACATATCAAGCTGCTACAAACACTATTATAACTGTAAATGGAAAAAACTTATTTTTTGATAATAATGGTCAACATCAATCTGGCGGATATTATGTTAAAAATGGTAATGCTTATTATCTTGATCCGAATACTGGCCAAAATGTTAAAAATAAGTATTTACAAACTCCGGTTGGATGGTTGATGTTTGGTAAAGACAACAATGGAGCAGCAGTTAGTGGTGTATATCAATGGGCCGGAAGTTATTATTATTTTGATTCCAAGACACATTTGAAAGTTACTAATTCAATTGAACAAGCTAGTTGGGGTGATTGGTATGGCTTTGGTAATGATGGAAGAATATTAACCGGTGTTAATAAAATTGGTAATACTTATTATGATTTCAATGCTAAAACTT
This window encodes:
- the recX gene encoding recombination regulator RecX, coding for MTKKITKIGMQKRPGRYNIFLDEKYAFSVSESVLINFRLAKDMEIDGQLEKLILADDDVAKAYSKALNYLAHQLRAESEVITKLKELELDDNVIDEVMQKLREQNLIDDQNYADSYVRTIMLTSDKGPSVIRQNLRQKKIGENLIDQALQQYPEDALLENGTKLAEKQLKHYHHFPVKVRLQKVRQSMMIKGFKGDLITQILNNITIKEDPDEEWENMKAQAQKLWQRNRKYAFRERILRTKRSLFGKGYSTEFINRWIEEQKI
- a CDS encoding DUF2922 domain-containing protein, producing MKSLNLTFKGSLGKAHTLKLGYANDNLDAKTVKNTMDQLAALDLFVANGEKIYAQPVSAKYVETTTTPVYTATEEPVPAV
- a CDS encoding GDSL-type esterase/lipase family protein, whose protein sequence is MNNDIKVRFKMYKKGCQWLTCILTLAGVTMFSVATGNADTMDQANDSNNIGVQKNINSSSVNLENAGSDSANYVSSAPTQTKAATVNNTSTALADSTDKASSPAVANDQNKSQDDFTQDNYVAMGDSITQGWDGQETVATPYPEKVSQILSFNSVNGSSYAIGGAHIDGNASSDFTQRVNDLITDPELNSYDIVSIDYGINDLNYGNNSLIDIQNAMIDGINKIISANGNIKIYGILPIASYKLGGQDNIGAGGFSENDLLNAEAEVYQSFRIPYLDWRSDPIVTNDNYKQMLGTDVRDYTHPTQSTYNIIAQRVADFFKNNLPSTLTEHKSTLVPSAKFTGLVHESSTDSWYYYNDTGSKVIGFELINSSGYTEFNAKNGSANFVSANMNGEMYFNTITGQGIKNQLININNGLYYFDNNGYAVSGLQTIDGNQYYFNNQTYQAATNTIITVNGKNLFFDNNGQHQSGGYYVKNGNAYYLDPNTGQNVKNKYLQTPVGWLMFGKDNNGAAVSGVYQWAGSYYYFDSKTHLKVTNSIEQASWGDWYGFGNDGRILTGVNKIGNTYYDFNAKTYTMIVNNYAKSQWGSWYLFGSDGKILTGVQRWAGSYYYFDPVTYLKRTNAYLKAQWGSWYLFGSDGRILTGVQKWAGTYYYFDSQTFLKVTNAYVRSQWGSWYLFANDGKIVSGWTDWMGSTYYFDQQTYLKFTGVHVINGQTYNFDKNGMLDKTSK
- a CDS encoding C40 family peptidase is translated as MKANIGKRKDITLKAWSFAGFVLAAVSIGLTTPLSVHAATTDTTENSSIEVDAASGASSSASANSVNSSSAVAQPAVSNSASASEVSGVAANSSSVAGSTSSVASSQSDTTTVDNSAVATTNSAASDAKQVKTDSATIIPTTGYSADSSGDAVYYSNGELANGYINDGNNWYLFKDGVKQSDVQAWAGTYYYFDHTTYLRSDNVYAKSNWGDYYLFGNDGRIATDVQAWAGTYYYFDHSTYLRVDNNYAKSNWGDYYLFGNDGKIATDVQAWAGTYYYFDHHTYLRVDNKYVRSNWGDWYMFGANGRIVSGFANWLNRTYYFNASTYLKVINSYVKNGNNTYWLDDTGVMRTQTWQIEKAIEVGMALVGKSPYDWGGGRTSASIANKSFDCSSFIHYIFAAVGINLGNYTSATTYTEIKLGTAVSWSDMKRGDIFFMDNCGHVGIYLGNGLFLHDSPNSSTGGVGINSLSDMNKEMGKTWAQIADGSVRRII
- a CDS encoding YihY/virulence factor BrkB family protein produces the protein MRQSAFNKVSIFFKMFFRHYGMAEVSSSAIVLAYYSLLSIFPAVIMIGNILPLVGLSADTVLNYLSTAIPSTVYNFIKPLISDFLRNGSGGLLSIGAVVTLWSTSQAVAAFQRSVNRAYGVAQDQNAIVNRIVSFVWMVVVVAIMAVIIVFFSIGQLILEQLQPIIHIDMSLIRFIASIKWPVTFLVLFIALSLLYYFVPNARIKFRYVLAGSLLSTFLWMMLSQVFSIYTHLFARTVTSYKTVGVFIVLMIWLDLSGMIVMIGATLNATVQELLEGKIDEKARPLEHVISRIKRHNK